Proteins encoded by one window of Deinococcus sp. KSM4-11:
- a CDS encoding phenylalanine--tRNA ligase subunit beta, with the protein MKIPYSWLKELVPNLPPLSELEPTFAHLGLPLEGVDEVAAPPRGVLLVAVTRAEPIEGTQLTKLTLDTGSNGEQVIASGAPNAVGLPVGTMVALVSPGTELGGMTYGVRAMQGVESWGMAASAKELGLGEGAAGLMLFPASTATPGTPMRELWPDDHVLDVEVTPNRADVLSALGLARDLAAFLKLVLVEPPAGPAASGPGEIKVTLPPKGLTLERDPSRKLRFGCDHFAARTVSGLTNGPAPLWMQRRVTLAGMRPIDLIVDTSNYVMLELGQPTALYDRRDVADDQILVAFGQRQGEVVKDLMGGVHTVGAEDLLILGGDQPEISSVAEAFAAAGQPKAGDTVLGIAGIMGGDHGHVRADTTAVVIESAHFDPVLLRRTSTRLGLKTDAVYRYERGVDPLLAPKAADRVAALLAEAGHGTIHPGATVVGEPEVPGTIDTTGDQIRALLGMHVDTAEMRDILTRLGCTVTGDGDTLHVTPPSWRVDMTIWQDLAEEVARLHGYAELPESLPTLRVHPSNIGAEREGVERATLRRTLAGLGFQEVVTYTFTSDEEAARARTETPTARLRNPMTADRTGLRTALYPSLLRAAQAHARGDRVLIFEMGRIFPQSGEAERLGLLLRGALAPSPSAQQPGVAGDFRAFKGLVESLAATLGAGFELRQLRADRADGKGVPAALHPGIAGEVVWNGEVIGWMGSLHPEIAQEFGLKGDTYVLDVALPLPGRAWAFRDPSRAPAAWRDLAVVTPQTVSYGEVAALLREEGGEMLESVEPFDVYTGEQIGEGQRSVAVHLVFRTAKTLTDEEVDPVMDRVMAAVRAQGWGIREKA; encoded by the coding sequence ATGAAAATCCCATACTCCTGGCTCAAAGAACTCGTTCCGAACCTCCCGCCCCTCTCGGAGCTGGAACCGACCTTCGCGCACCTGGGCCTGCCGCTGGAGGGCGTAGACGAGGTGGCCGCGCCACCGAGGGGTGTGCTGCTGGTCGCGGTGACGCGTGCTGAACCCATCGAGGGCACGCAGCTCACGAAGCTGACGCTGGATACCGGTTCGAACGGAGAACAGGTCATTGCCAGCGGAGCGCCGAACGCGGTGGGCCTGCCGGTGGGGACGATGGTGGCGCTCGTGTCGCCGGGCACGGAACTGGGGGGTATGACCTACGGCGTGCGGGCCATGCAGGGCGTGGAGTCGTGGGGGATGGCGGCCAGCGCGAAGGAACTGGGCCTGGGCGAGGGCGCGGCGGGGCTGATGCTGTTCCCCGCGAGCACGGCAACGCCGGGAACGCCGATGCGAGAACTGTGGCCGGACGACCACGTGCTCGATGTGGAGGTCACGCCGAACCGTGCGGACGTCCTGAGTGCGCTGGGCCTGGCGCGGGACCTGGCGGCCTTCCTGAAGCTGGTGTTGGTAGAACCGCCGGCTGGCCCGGCGGCGAGCGGGCCGGGGGAAATCAAGGTCACCCTCCCGCCGAAGGGCCTGACGCTAGAGCGTGATCCGTCCAGAAAGCTGCGCTTCGGCTGTGACCACTTCGCGGCGCGCACCGTGAGCGGCCTGACCAACGGCCCGGCGCCCCTGTGGATGCAGCGCCGCGTGACGCTGGCCGGAATGCGTCCGATTGACCTGATCGTGGACACCAGCAATTACGTGATGCTGGAACTTGGGCAGCCGACGGCGCTGTACGACCGGCGGGATGTGGCGGACGACCAGATCTTGGTGGCCTTCGGGCAGCGGCAGGGCGAGGTCGTGAAGGATCTGATGGGGGGCGTGCACACGGTCGGCGCAGAAGACCTGCTGATCCTGGGTGGCGACCAGCCAGAGATTTCCAGCGTGGCTGAGGCCTTCGCGGCGGCGGGGCAGCCGAAGGCGGGCGACACCGTGCTGGGCATCGCCGGTATCATGGGCGGCGACCACGGGCACGTGCGGGCCGACACGACGGCTGTGGTGATCGAGTCCGCGCACTTCGATCCCGTCCTGCTGCGCCGCACGAGCACCCGGCTGGGACTGAAGACGGACGCTGTGTACCGCTACGAGCGTGGCGTCGATCCCCTCCTCGCGCCAAAGGCGGCGGATCGGGTAGCGGCCCTGCTCGCCGAGGCCGGGCACGGCACCATCCATCCCGGCGCGACCGTCGTGGGCGAACCGGAGGTGCCCGGCACCATCGACACGACCGGCGATCAGATCCGCGCGCTGCTCGGCATGCACGTGGACACCGCCGAGATGCGCGACATCCTGACGCGTCTGGGCTGCACGGTCACGGGCGACGGCGACACGCTGCACGTCACGCCGCCGTCGTGGCGGGTGGACATGACCATCTGGCAGGATCTGGCCGAGGAGGTCGCGCGCCTGCATGGCTACGCGGAACTGCCGGAGTCTCTGCCCACGCTGCGCGTGCATCCCAGCAACATCGGTGCGGAACGCGAGGGCGTGGAACGCGCCACGCTGCGGCGCACGCTGGCCGGTCTGGGCTTCCAGGAGGTCGTGACCTATACCTTCACCAGCGACGAGGAAGCCGCCAGGGCCCGCACGGAGACGCCCACCGCCCGGCTGCGCAACCCGATGACCGCCGACCGCACCGGCCTGCGAACCGCGCTGTACCCGTCGCTGCTCAGGGCCGCGCAGGCGCACGCCAGGGGCGACCGTGTGCTGATCTTCGAGATGGGCCGCATCTTCCCGCAGAGCGGCGAGGCCGAACGCCTGGGCCTGCTGCTGCGCGGCGCGCTGGCCCCCAGCCCCAGCGCGCAACAGCCGGGCGTGGCCGGAGACTTCCGCGCCTTCAAGGGCCTTGTCGAGTCGCTGGCCGCCACTCTTGGCGCGGGCTTCGAACTCCGGCAATTGCGAGCCGACCGTGCGGATGGCAAGGGCGTGCCGGCCGCCCTGCACCCCGGCATTGCGGGCGAGGTCGTGTGGAACGGCGAGGTCATCGGCTGGATGGGTTCCCTGCATCCCGAGATCGCGCAGGAATTCGGCCTGAAGGGCGATACCTACGTGCTGGACGTGGCTCTGCCGCTGCCGGGCCGCGCGTGGGCATTCCGCGACCCCAGCCGCGCCCCCGCTGCGTGGCGGGATCTGGCCGTCGTGACCCCGCAGACCGTCAGTTACGGCGAGGTCGCCGCCCTGCTGCGCGAGGAAGGCGGCGAGATGCTGGAGTCCGTGGAACCCTTCGACGTGTATACCGGCGAGCAGATCGGCGAGGGCCAGCGCTCCGTGGCGGTGCACCTCGTGTTCCGCACGGCGAAGACCCTCACCGACGAGGAAGTCGATCCGGTGATGGACAGGGTGATGGCCGCCGTGCGGGCGCAGGGATGGGGGATTCGGGAGAAGGCGTGA
- a CDS encoding PRC-barrel domain-containing protein gives MKRVMDYTRLFPNHVQDVIGSDVVDVVGSAVGWVQAVLLDDTTQQKIRFLDVATPDSRFVPVDLLASVEDGEISVNASTRLIQTAPTVAPDANLPE, from the coding sequence GTGAAGCGCGTCATGGACTACACTCGGCTGTTTCCCAATCACGTTCAGGACGTGATCGGGTCTGATGTGGTCGATGTGGTAGGAAGCGCTGTGGGATGGGTTCAGGCCGTGTTGCTGGACGACACCACGCAGCAGAAGATCCGTTTTCTGGACGTCGCGACGCCGGACTCGCGCTTCGTGCCCGTGGATCTCCTCGCGTCCGTCGAGGACGGCGAGATCTCCGTGAACGCGAGCACCCGGCTGATCCAGACGGCACCCACGGTCGCTCCGGACGCGAACCTGCCCGAGTAG
- a CDS encoding NUDIX domain-containing protein, producing the protein MSSLMELRKVWGNAPLLAVSVGVFIHDESGRVLLQRRGDDGLWSEPGGALEPGEDFLTGAHRELLEETGLSCPDLALIPLPDGLQDGPELHGRYPNGHEIYVVGLRAQGHLPASALAQAAPDDSGETLELRWWPLDNVPPLSSNANRTSMNILRARVGLPPLPLVPTPPPPPIGNHLMDLRKLIGSRPLFSPGANVLVTDDQDRLLLLRHGATGLWALPGGGLEPGESFELCAARELFEETGLKAARLEPLEMFAGPDYRFTYPNGDVVDNVSVLYRAHGVTGDLTPQDGEVPGVGWFHADELPDDEELSGELIRANLRVWRNAQS; encoded by the coding sequence ATGTCGTCGCTGATGGAACTCCGCAAGGTCTGGGGAAATGCGCCGCTGCTGGCCGTCTCGGTGGGCGTGTTCATCCACGACGAGTCCGGGCGGGTGCTGCTGCAACGCCGGGGCGACGACGGTCTGTGGAGCGAACCGGGCGGCGCCCTGGAACCCGGCGAGGACTTCCTGACCGGCGCGCACCGTGAACTGCTGGAAGAAACCGGACTGAGCTGTCCCGACCTGGCCCTCATTCCGCTGCCAGACGGCCTCCAGGACGGTCCGGAACTCCACGGACGGTATCCGAACGGCCATGAAATCTACGTCGTCGGCCTGCGGGCCCAGGGGCATCTTCCCGCCTCTGCCCTGGCACAGGCGGCGCCCGACGACAGCGGCGAAACGCTGGAACTTCGCTGGTGGCCGCTCGACAACGTGCCACCACTGAGCAGCAACGCCAACCGCACAAGCATGAACATCCTGCGCGCCCGCGTGGGCCTGCCACCCCTGCCGCTGGTGCCGACTCCACCTCCGCCACCGATTGGCAATCACCTGATGGATCTGCGAAAGCTGATCGGCTCCCGCCCGCTGTTTTCTCCGGGCGCGAACGTCCTCGTGACCGATGATCAGGATCGGCTGCTGCTGCTCCGGCACGGCGCCACGGGGCTATGGGCGCTGCCGGGTGGGGGCCTGGAGCCCGGCGAGAGCTTCGAGCTGTGCGCCGCCCGCGAACTGTTCGAGGAGACTGGCTTGAAGGCCGCGCGCTTGGAGCCGCTGGAGATGTTTGCTGGCCCTGACTACCGCTTCACCTACCCGAACGGCGACGTCGTGGACAACGTGTCGGTGCTGTACCGCGCGCACGGCGTGACCGGCGACCTCACCCCGCAGGACGGCGAGGTGCCTGGTGTCGGCTGGTTCCACGCCGACGAACTGCCGGACGACGAGGAACTGAGCGGCGAGCTGATCCGGGCAAACCTGCGCGTGTGGCGGAACGCTCAGTCCTGA
- a CDS encoding 2-phosphosulfolactate phosphatase — protein sequence MFVDQSAFEVRCEWGEAGLRFLAPLADAVVIVDVLSFSTCVDVAVARGAMVLPYRWRDDSAVAFAQQQGALLASWERRLADGYSLSPSSLRSVPVGERVVLPSPNGATLCVAAAELGVSVYVACLRNAGAVGAHLRGVKRVLVVPAGERWPDGTLRPALEDWIGAGAVIDALGGRSSPEAEAAAQAFRAARPDLARLGAGCSSGRELIERGFGADVDLALQMNVSPAVPMLKRVALTSA from the coding sequence ATGTTCGTCGACCAGTCGGCCTTCGAGGTGCGCTGCGAGTGGGGCGAGGCGGGCCTCCGCTTCCTGGCTCCGCTGGCAGACGCCGTGGTGATCGTGGACGTGCTTTCGTTCTCGACGTGCGTGGATGTGGCAGTGGCGCGCGGCGCGATGGTGCTTCCCTACCGCTGGCGGGACGATTCGGCGGTGGCCTTCGCGCAGCAGCAGGGCGCGCTGCTGGCGAGTTGGGAGCGTCGGTTGGCCGACGGATACTCGTTGTCGCCGTCGTCTCTGCGGTCAGTGCCAGTGGGGGAGAGGGTGGTGCTGCCCTCGCCCAATGGAGCGACCCTCTGTGTGGCGGCGGCCGAATTGGGCGTGTCCGTCTATGTCGCTTGCCTGCGCAATGCCGGGGCGGTGGGCGCCCACCTGCGCGGCGTGAAGCGCGTGCTGGTCGTGCCGGCCGGGGAACGCTGGCCGGACGGTACGCTGCGGCCCGCGCTGGAGGACTGGATCGGCGCGGGGGCCGTGATCGACGCGTTGGGCGGGCGGTCATCGCCCGAAGCGGAGGCTGCCGCCCAGGCCTTCCGGGCCGCACGCCCTGACCTTGCTCGCCTTGGCGCCGGGTGCAGTTCTGGCCGGGAACTGATCGAACGGGGCTTCGGGGCCGATGTCGACCTGGCCCTCCAGATGAACGTGAGCCCAGCCGTGCCCATGCTGAAGCGGGTGGCGCTCACCTCCGCCTGA
- a CDS encoding DUF512 domain-containing protein, whose amino-acid sequence MTVTAAENIQDTLYPAPIKSVEAGSAAERAGVRPGDVLLRVNGDAVTDVLAYRHALSQGAATLEIARPVQAPQVMTGVPGTAQDHHRLFLPTAPSLDETFTFTVEWEDPGLEFEEVLFDGIRKCANKCDFCYVHQMPRGFRKSLYIMDDDFRLSFLYGSFVTLTNLTETDIQRIQDENLSPLYVSVHTANQDLRQDMMKWWRLKVKDPQAVQIRSMIERLTDIDLYTQIVLVPERNDGDHLDETVEYLSSRPNVISAAVVPIGLTSHRTNLPDVRTFTREEAQDSLRRLNVWRKQFLAERGTRFVFPSDELYLLAGEPLPTEEEYEGFPMLENGVGMIRDFLTEGLPDLPEALPEPRTVILGTGSLFAESLDRAVEPLRAIQGLTLEVRGIENKTFGKVTTVAGLLTGRCFRHAITPGEAHLLIVPPTTLRYGTELMLDDTSLDELRREFRMDVRAGGATLGELARVILQGAQSSGHQWGMSAHAVKDSGQDDEPAAARIAEQGMRGQA is encoded by the coding sequence ATGACCGTGACGGCCGCCGAGAACATCCAGGACACGCTGTACCCCGCTCCCATCAAATCGGTGGAGGCGGGCAGCGCGGCCGAGCGGGCGGGCGTGCGCCCCGGCGACGTCCTGCTGCGCGTGAACGGTGACGCCGTGACCGACGTGCTGGCCTACCGCCACGCGCTGTCGCAGGGAGCGGCCACCCTCGAGATTGCCCGCCCGGTGCAGGCCCCGCAGGTCATGACGGGCGTGCCGGGTACCGCCCAGGATCACCACCGCCTGTTCCTGCCGACCGCGCCCAGCCTGGATGAGACCTTCACCTTCACCGTCGAGTGGGAGGATCCGGGCTTGGAGTTCGAGGAAGTGCTGTTCGACGGCATCCGCAAGTGCGCGAACAAGTGCGACTTCTGCTACGTGCATCAGATGCCCCGGGGCTTCCGCAAGAGCCTGTACATCATGGACGACGACTTCCGCCTGTCGTTCCTGTACGGCTCGTTCGTGACCCTCACGAACCTGACGGAAACCGACATCCAGCGCATTCAGGACGAGAATCTCTCGCCGCTGTACGTGTCCGTGCACACGGCCAACCAGGATCTGCGGCAGGACATGATGAAGTGGTGGCGCCTGAAGGTAAAAGACCCGCAGGCCGTGCAGATCCGCAGCATGATTGAGCGCCTGACCGACATCGATCTGTACACGCAGATCGTGCTGGTGCCCGAGCGCAACGACGGCGATCACCTCGACGAGACTGTGGAGTACCTGTCCAGCCGCCCGAACGTGATCTCGGCGGCGGTCGTTCCCATTGGGCTCACATCTCACCGCACGAACCTGCCGGACGTCCGCACCTTCACGCGCGAGGAAGCGCAGGATTCGCTGCGCCGCCTGAACGTGTGGCGCAAGCAGTTCCTCGCGGAGCGCGGCACCCGATTCGTGTTCCCCTCTGACGAGCTGTACCTGCTGGCCGGCGAGCCCCTTCCCACCGAGGAGGAGTACGAGGGCTTCCCCATGCTCGAGAACGGCGTGGGCATGATCCGCGATTTCCTGACTGAGGGCCTGCCGGACCTGCCCGAAGCGCTGCCCGAACCCCGGACGGTCATCCTGGGCACGGGATCGCTGTTCGCGGAATCCCTCGATCGCGCGGTGGAGCCCCTGCGCGCCATCCAGGGCCTCACGCTGGAAGTGCGGGGCATAGAGAACAAGACCTTCGGCAAGGTCACGACCGTGGCGGGCCTGCTGACCGGCCGCTGCTTCCGGCACGCCATCACGCCCGGCGAGGCCCACCTGCTGATCGTGCCGCCCACCACCCTGCGCTACGGCACGGAACTGATGCTCGACGACACCAGTCTGGATGAACTGCGCCGTGAATTCCGCATGGACGTCCGCGCGGGCGGAGCCACGCTCGGTGAACTGGCCCGCGTGATCCTGCAGGGCGCGCAGAGCAGCGGTCACCAGTGGGGCATGAGCGCTCACGCCGTGAAGGACAGCGGCCAGGACGATGAACCCGCCGCGGCCCGGATCGCCGAACAGGGCATGCGCGGCCAGGCGTAA
- a CDS encoding Ig-like domain-containing protein, translated as MKDGRTSALVLLLALSLTACGGGTPGPSAGAPELLAISPPNGAVGVHKDTNIELSFNQPMNHASVEAAYVSFSEGLRRDQVTFVWNANSTKVTIDPKVDLKYADGTAAPITYSFLVGSSAADQAGGTLKETVASFRTARQFTAVLGSQAALDGYTSGRDALYSNGVVGGNTARTGGMGDMVPEGGSATVSVRAFFSFDLSGLPPTVVPGDLSAATLGLEQVTVYPSSAYADMTTAGEQLILEQVNYGNQLTITDFGTPALSLVTAAFSKDAALTRRSADVLTQVRDDLANRAARGDRTQYRLRFAKDQPEGSYGFADFATAEGGARAPSLELKYLAP; from the coding sequence ATGAAAGACGGACGCACGTCGGCACTGGTTCTGCTCCTCGCCCTCAGCCTGACCGCGTGTGGTGGGGGCACCCCTGGGCCCTCGGCTGGTGCGCCGGAACTCCTGGCCATCAGCCCCCCCAACGGTGCGGTGGGCGTGCACAAGGACACCAACATTGAACTGAGCTTCAACCAGCCCATGAACCACGCCTCGGTGGAGGCGGCCTACGTGTCGTTCTCCGAAGGGCTGCGCCGCGATCAGGTCACCTTCGTGTGGAATGCCAACAGTACGAAGGTCACCATCGATCCGAAAGTCGATCTCAAGTATGCCGATGGCACAGCGGCCCCCATCACCTACAGCTTCCTGGTCGGATCAAGTGCCGCAGATCAGGCCGGTGGCACCCTGAAAGAGACCGTGGCCAGCTTCAGGACGGCCCGGCAATTCACGGCTGTGCTCGGTAGCCAGGCGGCGCTGGACGGCTACACCTCCGGCCGCGACGCGCTGTATTCGAATGGAGTTGTTGGTGGCAACACCGCGCGGACGGGCGGCATGGGCGACATGGTGCCGGAGGGGGGAAGCGCCACGGTCTCCGTGCGGGCATTCTTCAGTTTTGACCTGTCTGGCCTGCCGCCGACCGTGGTTCCGGGGGATCTCTCGGCCGCCACCCTGGGTCTGGAGCAGGTTACCGTCTATCCGTCGAGCGCCTACGCGGACATGACCACTGCGGGCGAACAGCTGATCCTGGAACAGGTGAACTACGGGAACCAGCTGACCATCACGGATTTTGGCACTCCGGCGCTCAGTCTGGTCACTGCCGCCTTCTCCAAGGATGCGGCCCTGACACGGCGCTCAGCAGACGTCCTGACCCAGGTGAGGGACGACCTTGCGAACCGGGCGGCGCGTGGCGACCGCACCCAGTACCGGTTGCGATTTGCGAAGGATCAGCCGGAGGGCAGTTATGGCTTCGCCGACTTCGCGACGGCTGAGGGCGGTGCGCGTGCCCCCAGCCTAGAACTTAAATACCTGGCCCCGTGA